GAGCGGATCTCCTTGGTCTTCGGCTCGACGATCGAGCGTTCGTCGGCGCGGATCGCCGGGTCGGTGACGAGCCGCTCCAACTCCCGGTGATAGACGGCCACTTCGTCCTCGGAGATCAGCTCGTCGAGGGCGAGGAAGCCGTCCCGCTCGTACGACTGGAGGTCGAGGGACGAGATCGGGCCGGGGGTGTCGGGGGAGCCCCAGACGACGGGGTCCTGGCGCGGCACGGTGACCTCGGCGGCGCCCCGGCTCGGGTACAGATCGGTGATGGTGGTCATCGGGCTCAGACCTCCTCGGTCAGCAACGGATAGACACCGTTCTCGTCGTGGTCCTCCCGTCCGGTCACGGGCGGGTTGAACACACAGATGCAGCGGAAGTCCTCCTTGATCCGCATCGTGTGCCGCTCGTGCCCGTCGAGGAGGTACATGGTCCCGGGCGTGATCGTGTACTTCCGCCCGGTCTCGTCGTCGGTCAGCTCTGCCTCACCCTCGACGCAGACGACCGCCTCGATGTGGTTCGCGTACCACATCGACGTCTCCGTACCCGCGTACAGGATCGTCTCGTGCAGCGAGAAGCCGACCCTCTCCTTGGCGAGGACGATGCGTTTGCTCTCCCAGGTCCCCGACGCGGACCTCACGTGCCGGTCGGTGCCTTCGATGTCCTTGAACGAACGGACGATCACGGTGTTGCGATGCCTCCTAGATCGGCATTTCTTCCTGTTCGGACGGTCTCTCGGATCAGACGGTCTCTCGTACGGAGCGGGCGAGGACGCTGAGGCCCTCGTCCAGCTCGTCGGGGGTGATCGTGAGCGCGGGAAGCAGCTTCACGACCTCGCTCTCGGGGCCCGACGTCTCGATGAGCAGCCCGAGTTCGAAGGCCCGCGCGGCGACCCGTCCGGCCCGCGCCTTGTCGTGGAACTCCAGGCCCCACACCAGACCCCGGCCGCGGTACTCCTTCACATCGGCGAGGTTCTCCTCCGTGATCGCGATGAGCCCCTGCTCGATCTGCTCGCCGCGCGCACGGGTCTGCTTCTCCATCGCCGAGCCGTCGGCCCAGTACATCTCCAGGGCCGCGGTCGCGGTCACGAAGGCCGGGTTGTTGCCGCGGAAGGTGCCGTTGTGCTCGCCCGGCTCCCAGACGTCCAGCTCGGGCTTGAACAGGCACAGCGACATCGGCAGGCCGTAGCCGCTGATGGACTTGGAGACGGTGACGATGTCGGGTGTGATGCCGGCCTCCTCGAAGGAGAAGAAGGCACCGGTGCGCCCGCACCCCATCTGGATGTCGTCGACGATGAGCAGCATGTCCTGCCGCTCGCACAACTCCTTGAGCGCGCGCAGCCATTCGGGCCGGGCGACGTTGATGCCGCCCTCGCCCTGCACGGTCTCCACGATCACGGCGGCGGGCTTGTTGAGCCCGGATCCCTGGTCCTCCAGGAGCCGCTCGAACCACAGGAAGTCGGGGACGGTCCCCTCGAAGTAGTTGTCGAACGGCATGGGCGTGCCGTGCACCAGCGGTATCCCGGCCCCAGCCCGCTTGAAGGCGTTGCCGGTGACGGCGAGGGAGCCGAGCGACATGCCGTGGAAGGCGTTGGTGAACGACACGATCGCCTCGCGCCCCTTCACCTTCCGGGCCAGCTTGAGCGCGGCCTCGACGGCGTTGGTGCCGGTCGGGCCCGGGAACATGACCTTGTACGGCAGATCGCGCGGCCGCAGCACCAGGTCCTGGAAGGTTTGCAGGAACGCGCGCTTGGCGGTGGTCGACATGTCGAGCCCGTGCGTGACGCCGTCCCGCTCCAGGTAGTCGATCAACGCCCGTTTCAGGACCGGGTTGTTGTGCCCGTAGTTCAGCGAACCGGCCCCGGCGAAGAAGTCCAGGTACTCGTGGCCGTCCTCGTCGTACATACGGCTGCCGTGCGCGCGGTCGAAGACGGTGGGCCAGCCGCGGCAGTAGCTGCGCACCTCGGACTCGAGGGTCTCGAAGACGCTGAGGTCGGGCTGGGTGATGGTCACGACGAATCGCTCCTCGTTAGGCGTGGGGGGAGTACGGGGGGGCGTCAGCGGTGCGGTCAGGGGGAGAGGGGACCGATGCGGTACAGGACTTCGGGGTCGTGCGGACCGTCGGGGAACAGGCGCGTCGGGAAGAGCACCTCGCGCTCCAGGGAGGCGTCGTGCCGCTCGGCGAAGGAACCGAACAGCCGCTCCGAGGCGGTGTTGCCGGGGGTGATGGTGGTCTCGACGCTCGTCACGCCGTACTCGCCACCGACCCGCTCGACGAGCCCGTCCAGCAGCGCGGCGGCGATGCCGCGCCCGCGGTAGGCGTCGTCCACGGCCACCTGCCAGACGAGGAGGGTGCGCGGACGGTCGGGTCGCACATAGCCGGTGACGAACCCGACCGCTTCCCCGCGCCCGTCCCGGGCGACGGCCGAGGTGGCGGCGAAGTCGCGGCACCACAGCAGATAACTGTAGGACGAGTTCAGGTCGAGGGCCTTCGAGTCCCTCGCTATCCGCCACAATGCGGCACCGTCCGTCACGGACGGGCGGTCGATTTCCAGGTCGTTCTGCGGGTGGGCTTGCAGGTCTGCTGGTGAGGCAGTCATGCGGATTGAATTTACCGAGGGAAATTAAAAAATGCATGGCCGGATGGGGTTACATGACGGACCTTGCTGTGTTATCGCGCGGGCGCGTACGGATGCGCGAGAAGTGCGAGGTATGGCCCATTATGTCACGTGCAAAAGGTGCAAAAGGGCTGCGATGTGTAACGCGTCACACCCATGTAACCCCCACGAGATCTGCCCGAATCACCCCGCTCGGCGTTCGCCAAATCTTTGCGTTTAGGCCGGAGAAAAGCGGGCAGAAGAAAACGGGAAGCTGTGCTGATAAAGAATTCCAGAATTACCGGAGAATTAGGCGCCGGTTACCCCGTCGATTCCCTCCCGCAAGAGGTCCGCATGTCCGTTGTGTCGAGCGTATTCCTCGATCATGTGGATCAGCACCCACCGCAGACTGACTTCGGTCCCGGTGAGGGGGGCGTCCACCATCCGCCCGGTGTCGTCGAGGGACCACCCGGCGTACAGCTCCCGCCCCCGCTCGACCTCGTGACGCCAGATCGCGAGCGCGTCCTCGAGCGTGCGCGCGGGATCGAGGACGTACCCGCTCGGGTCACCGTCGAACACGGGCGGCAGGTCCAGCCCTCCGATCACCCGCTGGAACCAGTTCCGCTCGACCTCGGCGAGGTGCTGCACCAGCCCGAGCAGGGTGAGGGCGGAGGGCTCGACGGCGGCGACCCGCGCCTGCGCGTCGTCGAGCCCCGCGCACTTGAGCGCGAGCGTGGCCCGATGGAACTCCAACCAGCTTTCCAGCATGGGAAGTTCGGGACCGGTCAGGAGCGGGACCGGACGACCGTCGGGAAGGGTGTGGGGCGTGTCGGTGGTCATGCGCGCAGCATTGCACGCCGGTCCGCGTCACCTGGGCGGGACGGGTAGGGGCGGCGGGGGCGAGAAAGGCCCTACCGCCACTCACCCTCCACCGCCCGCAACGCCCCCTCCACATCCACATCCAGCCCACGCTCCGCCAGCGCGGCGCCCAGCGCCGCCAGACTCGCCCGAACCGCCCCCGGCGTGGCGTCCGCCCCGTAGTGGTTGACCCGGATCATCTCCTTGGCCAGCGCACCCCCACCCGCGACCAGCGGCAGCGCCGGATCGGAGGCCAGCGCCCGAGCCACCAGCTCCGACGCCACCACCCCCGACGGCGCCCGCAGCGTCGTCGCGACCGGCGCCGCGTCCCGGGCCTCGTACACGTACGGCTCAAGCCCCCCGCCGAGCGCCACGGCGCCCGCCCGAGTCGCCGCGGCGGCCGAAGCGTGCTGAGCCATCACCGCGGCCGGCCCGACCTCCTCGATCCGCTCGACGCATGCCTCAAGGGCCAGCATCTCCAGCTGCGCCGGCGCGTGGAGCAGCGCACGCCGGCCACCGTCGACCCACCGCTCCTTCCAGTCCAGCAGCGAGAGGTACGACCGGCGCGGCGCCCGCGGGTTCGCCGCCATCCGCGCCCATGCCCGCTCGCTCACCGACACCGCCGACACGCCGGCCGGCCCGCCCATCGCCTTCTGCGCCCCGATCACGCACAGGTCGACCCCCCACGCGTCCGGCAGCACCGGCTCCGCGCCGATCGACGCCACCGCGTCCAGGTAGAACAGCGCCCCGTGCGCCCGCACGACCTCGCCGATCTCCGCGACCGGGTTGGTGTTTCCGGTCGCCGCCTCCGCGTGCACCAGAGACACGAAGTCGATCGACGGGTGCTCCGCGAAGGCCTCCCGGATCTGCTCCGCCGTGACGGCGCTGTGGAAGGGCACGGCGAGGTCGATGACCTTCGCCCCGCAGTCCCGCAGCCAGTCACCGAAGGTCTGCCCGTAGGGGCCGGTGATGACGTTCAGTGCGACGGTCCCCGGTCCCGCCGTCCCCCTGATGGCCCCCTCCAGCGGCAGCAGTGCCTCGCCCTGCATGATCACGACGTCCTGCGAGGTGCTCAGCAGCCGTGCCACACGGTCCTCGATCGACGCGAAGTGCGCGGCGCTCAGCGGGGCCAGGTCAAGGAACGGGTGCGTCACGGCGGTGCTCTCTTCGCTCACTGGGGTAGACGTGATCGAGGGTAACCGCCCCACGACAACCGCCGCCGACCGGTGCTTCGCAGGCTGACGACCGGTGCTTCGCAGGCCGCCGACCGGTGCTTCGCAGGCCGACGGCCGGTGCTTCTCAGGCTGAACGGCCTCGCGACCATCGCTTTGGTTTGAGAGGCTCAAACGTTTCCTTATAATCGGAACCCACAGTTCCCCCACAGGAGGCTCCCCCGTGAAGACGATCCTCGGGCGCCGGACCCGCATCCTGGCCGCCACCACCGCGACGGCCGGGCTCCTGCTCGTGGCCGGCTGCTCCTCGGACGACGGCGGCAGCGGCAGCAAGACCGCCGCCGGTGGCGTCGAGCTCGTCAAGGCGGGCCAGCTCACCACCTGCACCCATCTGCCCTACCCGCCCTTCCAGTCGGAGATCGACGGCAAGGTGCAGGGCTTCGACGTGTCGCTGATCGACCTGGTCGCCAAGAACCTCGGCGTGAAGCAGGAGATCCTCGACACCCCGTTCGAGAACTTCAAGACGGGCGCCTTCCTCAACTCCGGCGAGTGCGACGTCGCCGCGGCCGGCATGACCATCACCGAGGAGCGCAAGAAGAACGTCGACTTCTCCGACCCGTACTTCGACGCCACCCAGGCCCTCCTCGTCGACAAGGACAGCGGGATCACCTCCCTCGCCGACGCCAAGGCCAAGAAGGTCAAGCTCGGCGCCCAGGCCCAGACCACCGGCGAGGACTACGCCAAGAGCCAGGGCTTCGACCCGGTCTCCTTCGAGTCCTCCGACGCCGTCCTCAACGGTCTGCGCTCCGGCCAGGTCAAGGCCGTCGTCATCGACTACCCGGTGGTCCAGGGCTGGCTGAAGGACAAGGCCAACTCCGACGCCTTCTCGGTCGCCGAGCAGATCAACACCGGTGAGCAGTACGGCTTCACGGTGAAGAAGGGCAACACCAAGCTCCTCGCCGCCATCAACAAGGCCCTCGCCGACGCCAAGGCCGACGGCACCTACAAGAAGCTGTACGAGAAGTGGATCGGCCCGTACGACGCGTCCGCGGCCTCCGCCTCTCCGTCCGCGTCGGCTTCCTGACCCCATGGCCGATACCGACGTACAACTCCAGCCCAAGAAGAAGGGCCTGACCCGGCGTCAGAAGCGCGGCCTGTCGCGCGGCGCGCAGTACGTCCTGTTCGTCGGCGCCGTGATCGCCTTCGCGGTGTCGGCGGACTGGGGCCGGCTCAAGAACCAGTTCGCCCAGTGGGACATCGCGAAGGAGATGTTCCCGGACGTCATCACGCTGGCGCTCAAGAACACCGTGCTCTACACGCTGTCCGGCTTCGCCTTCGGACTCGTGCTCGGCATGGTCATCGCGCTGATGCGGCTGTCGTCGGTGGGTCCGTACCGCTGGTTCGCCGGCGTCTACATCGAGATCTTCCGCGGGCTGCCCGCCCTGCTGATCTTCATCTTCATCGGGGTGGCCGTGCCGCTGGCCTTCCCGGGGACCGAGATCCCCGGCGGCACCTACGGCAAGGTCGCGCTCGCGCTCGGCCTGGTCGCGGCGGCGTACATGGCCGAGACGATCCGCGCGGGCATCCAGGCGGTGCCCAAGGGGCAGATGGAGGCGGCCCGTTCGCTGGGCTTCTCACCGGCTCGCGCGATGGTCTCGATCGTCATCCCGCAGGCGTTCCGCATCATCCTGCCGCCGCTCACCAACGAACTCGTCCTGCTCTTCAAGGACTCCTCGCTGGTGCTGTTCCTCGGCGTCACCCTGGAGGAGCGCGAACTGTCCAAGTACGGCCGCGATCTGGCCAGCCAGACCGCCAACTCCACCCCGATCCTCGTCGCGGGCCTGTGCTATCTGCTGGTGACGATCCCGCTCGGCTTCGTCGTCCGCCGTATGGAGGCCAAGGCCCAGGAGGCGGTCAAGTGACCACCACTACAGAGATCCAGGTCCAGGGCCTGCACAAGTCGTTCGGCGACAACGAGGTCCTCAAGGGCATCGACCTGGAGATCCGGCGCGGCGAGGTCGTCTGTGTCATCGGTCCCTCCGGCTCCGGCAAGTCGACACTGCTGCGCTGCGTGAACCTCCTCGAAGAGCCCACCCGGGGCCGGGTCTTCGTCGGCGGCACCGAACTCACCGACCCGAACGTCGACATCGACGCCGTACGCCGCCGTATCGGCATGGTCTTCCAGCAGTTCAACCTCTTCCCACACCTCACCGTGACCGAGAACCTCACGCTCCCGCAGCGCCGGGTCCTCAGGCGGGGCAAGGCGGAGGCGGCGAAGGTGGCCGCCGAGAACCTGGAACGGGTCGGCCTGTCGGAGAAGGCGGACGCCTACCCCGCCTCCCTCTCCGGCGGCCAGCAGCAGCGCGTCGCCATCGCCCGCTCGCTGTCCATGGGCCCCGAGGTGATGCTCTTCGACGAGCCGACCTCCGCGCTCGACCCCGAACTCGTCGGGGACGTCCTCGCGGTGATGCGCATGCTCGCCAACGAGGGGATGACGATGATGGTCGTCACCCACGAGATGACCTTCGCCCGTGAGGTCGCCGACCGGGTCGTCTTCATGGACGGCGGAGTGATCGTCGAGGACGGCACCCCCGCCCAGGTCATCGGCAACCCCGGCCACGAACGCACCCGCCACTTCCTCTCCCGCCTCCTCGACCCGGCGATGGCCGACGTGGAGGAGGAGACGTCCGACCAGGTGGGCGGCGAGAGCGAGTAGGAGAGGACATCCGTTCCTCTGGGAACGCTGTCCGGCCGTGGCGGCCCATCCGGACGACATCGAGTACGGGCCCGCCCTGCGCCGGGAGATCGTCCGGTCGATCCGCCGCCACCGTCCGGAGATCCTGGTGACCGGCGCGTACACGGCCCGCATGGTCGCGGGCGTGGTCAACCAGCCCGACCACCGCGTGGTGGACGTCACCGGGCGAGCCCCCTGGAACGCGGCATCGCCTCCCTCGCCGAGTACACCAAGGGCCTCGGTGCCGGTGCCTTCGAGGGCCCGCCGCCCTGGGAGCAGTGACGCGCGAAGGCTCCTACTAAGGTGCGAGGCATGAGCGATCGCGCGGTGCTGCACGTCAAGGGACGGATCCTGGTCGGACCCGAGGAGGTCCGCGACGACCTGTGGATCGTCGACGGCCGGATCTCCTACGACCGTCCCGCCGGCGCCCGTGACATCCGTACCGTCGTCGGCTGGGCCCTGCCGGGCCTGGTCGACGCGCACTGCCATGTCGGCCTCGGTCCGCACGGGCCGGTCACGGAGGACGTCGCCGAGAAGCAGGCGCTCGCCGACCGCGAGGCCGGCACCCTCCTCATCCGCGACGCCGGTTCCCCCTCCGACACCCGATGGATCGACGACCGCGAAGACCTGCCGAAGATCATCCGGGCCGGCCGGCACATCGCCCGCCCCCGCCGCTACATCCGCGGCTACGCCCACGAGATCGAGCCGGCCGACCTCGCCGCGTACGTCGCCCAGGAGGCCCGGCGTGGCGACGGCTGGGTCAAACTGGTCGGCGACTGGATCGACCGCGAGGTCGGTGACCTGGCGCCGCTGTGGCCGCGGGACGCGCTGGAGGCGGCCATCGCCGAGGCCCACCGCCTCGGCGCCCGGGTCA
This DNA window, taken from Streptomyces sp. NBC_00663, encodes the following:
- the ectA gene encoding diaminobutyrate acetyltransferase — protein: MTASPADLQAHPQNDLEIDRPSVTDGAALWRIARDSKALDLNSSYSYLLWCRDFAATSAVARDGRGEAVGFVTGYVRPDRPRTLLVWQVAVDDAYRGRGIAAALLDGLVERVGGEYGVTSVETTITPGNTASERLFGSFAERHDASLEREVLFPTRLFPDGPHDPEVLYRIGPLSP
- a CDS encoding amidohydrolase family protein, which encodes MSDRAVLHVKGRILVGPEEVRDDLWIVDGRISYDRPAGARDIRTVVGWALPGLVDAHCHVGLGPHGPVTEDVAEKQALADREAGTLLIRDAGSPSDTRWIDDREDLPKIIRAGRHIARPRRYIRGYAHEIEPADLAAYVAQEARRGDGWVKLVGDWIDREVGDLAPLWPRDALEAAIAEAHRLGARVTAHCFSADSLPDLVGAGIDCVEHATGLTEELIPLFAERGVAIVPTLVNIATFPQLAAGGEGKFPRWSAHIRRLHERRYDTVRSAYDAGLPVYVGTDAGGTLPHGMVAAEVAELVTAGIPPVEALAATTWKARTWLGRPGLEEGAVADLVVYASDPRADVRVLADPQRVVLNGRVAA
- a CDS encoding amino acid ABC transporter ATP-binding protein: MTTTTEIQVQGLHKSFGDNEVLKGIDLEIRRGEVVCVIGPSGSGKSTLLRCVNLLEEPTRGRVFVGGTELTDPNVDIDAVRRRIGMVFQQFNLFPHLTVTENLTLPQRRVLRRGKAEAAKVAAENLERVGLSEKADAYPASLSGGQQQRVAIARSLSMGPEVMLFDEPTSALDPELVGDVLAVMRMLANEGMTMMVVTHEMTFAREVADRVVFMDGGVIVEDGTPAQVIGNPGHERTRHFLSRLLDPAMADVEEETSDQVGGESE
- the ectB gene encoding diaminobutyrate--2-oxoglutarate transaminase, whose protein sequence is MTITQPDLSVFETLESEVRSYCRGWPTVFDRAHGSRMYDEDGHEYLDFFAGAGSLNYGHNNPVLKRALIDYLERDGVTHGLDMSTTAKRAFLQTFQDLVLRPRDLPYKVMFPGPTGTNAVEAALKLARKVKGREAIVSFTNAFHGMSLGSLAVTGNAFKRAGAGIPLVHGTPMPFDNYFEGTVPDFLWFERLLEDQGSGLNKPAAVIVETVQGEGGINVARPEWLRALKELCERQDMLLIVDDIQMGCGRTGAFFSFEEAGITPDIVTVSKSISGYGLPMSLCLFKPELDVWEPGEHNGTFRGNNPAFVTATAALEMYWADGSAMEKQTRARGEQIEQGLIAITEENLADVKEYRGRGLVWGLEFHDKARAGRVAARAFELGLLIETSGPESEVVKLLPALTITPDELDEGLSVLARSVRETV
- a CDS encoding transporter substrate-binding domain-containing protein, whose amino-acid sequence is MKTILGRRTRILAATTATAGLLLVAGCSSDDGGSGSKTAAGGVELVKAGQLTTCTHLPYPPFQSEIDGKVQGFDVSLIDLVAKNLGVKQEILDTPFENFKTGAFLNSGECDVAAAGMTITEERKKNVDFSDPYFDATQALLVDKDSGITSLADAKAKKVKLGAQAQTTGEDYAKSQGFDPVSFESSDAVLNGLRSGQVKAVVIDYPVVQGWLKDKANSDAFSVAEQINTGEQYGFTVKKGNTKLLAAINKALADAKADGTYKKLYEKWIGPYDASAASASPSASAS
- a CDS encoding DinB family protein, whose product is MTTDTPHTLPDGRPVPLLTGPELPMLESWLEFHRATLALKCAGLDDAQARVAAVEPSALTLLGLVQHLAEVERNWFQRVIGGLDLPPVFDGDPSGYVLDPARTLEDALAIWRHEVERGRELYAGWSLDDTGRMVDAPLTGTEVSLRWVLIHMIEEYARHNGHADLLREGIDGVTGA
- a CDS encoding ectoine synthase; translated protein: MIVRSFKDIEGTDRHVRSASGTWESKRIVLAKERVGFSLHETILYAGTETSMWYANHIEAVVCVEGEAELTDDETGRKYTITPGTMYLLDGHERHTMRIKEDFRCICVFNPPVTGREDHDENGVYPLLTEEV
- a CDS encoding pyridoxal-phosphate-dependent aminotransferase family protein — encoded protein: MTHPFLDLAPLSAAHFASIEDRVARLLSTSQDVVIMQGEALLPLEGAIRGTAGPGTVALNVITGPYGQTFGDWLRDCGAKVIDLAVPFHSAVTAEQIREAFAEHPSIDFVSLVHAEAATGNTNPVAEIGEVVRAHGALFYLDAVASIGAEPVLPDAWGVDLCVIGAQKAMGGPAGVSAVSVSERAWARMAANPRAPRRSYLSLLDWKERWVDGGRRALLHAPAQLEMLALEACVERIEEVGPAAVMAQHASAAAATRAGAVALGGGLEPYVYEARDAAPVATTLRAPSGVVASELVARALASDPALPLVAGGGALAKEMIRVNHYGADATPGAVRASLAALGAALAERGLDVDVEGALRAVEGEWR
- a CDS encoding amino acid ABC transporter permease, coding for MADTDVQLQPKKKGLTRRQKRGLSRGAQYVLFVGAVIAFAVSADWGRLKNQFAQWDIAKEMFPDVITLALKNTVLYTLSGFAFGLVLGMVIALMRLSSVGPYRWFAGVYIEIFRGLPALLIFIFIGVAVPLAFPGTEIPGGTYGKVALALGLVAAAYMAETIRAGIQAVPKGQMEAARSLGFSPARAMVSIVIPQAFRIILPPLTNELVLLFKDSSLVLFLGVTLEERELSKYGRDLASQTANSTPILVAGLCYLLVTIPLGFVVRRMEAKAQEAVK